A region of Pseudoalteromonas aliena SW19 DNA encodes the following proteins:
- the flgM gene encoding flagellar biosynthesis anti-sigma factor FlgM: MNITNAPALHVEQSQKLTSRSATPSTQEQKPNHAPEKNTSEVSALSKSIDSTFESLSSQPDVDMEMVAKVKAAIANGEFQIDIDATVNALVELHK, encoded by the coding sequence ATGAATATAACAAATGCACCCGCTTTACACGTTGAACAGAGCCAGAAGTTAACTTCTCGCTCTGCAACGCCAAGCACACAAGAGCAAAAACCTAATCACGCTCCTGAAAAAAACACCAGTGAAGTCAGTGCGCTTAGTAAATCTATAGACTCTACATTTGAAAGCCTATCATCTCAGCCTGATGTAGATATGGAAATGGTTGCTAAAGTTAAAGCCGCAATCGCTAATGGTGAATTTCAAATAGATATTGATGCAACCGTTAATGCCCTTGTTGAGCTACATAAATAA
- a CDS encoding homocysteine S-methyltransferase family protein produces MPNNAPTNNKQAEISAALKERILILDGAMGTMIQDHKLEEEDYRAERFKDWHVLIKGNNDLLSLTKPDLITDIHRGFLSAGADIIETNTFNSTTISMEDYDMASLSREINRESAKLARAICDEFTAKTPQKPRYVAGVLGPTSKTCSISPDVNDPGYRNVTFDKLVTAYVESTLALMEGGADLILIETIFDTLNAKAASFGVEEAFEQAGRTLPVMISGTITDASGRTLSGQTTEAFYNSIRHIKPISIGLNCALGPDLLRQYVEELSRVCETFTSVHPNAGLPNEFGEYDLEAGDMATEIIDWGKSGFINIVGGCCGTTPAHIRAFAKGLEGVKPRQLPELEVRMRLSGLEACNLN; encoded by the coding sequence ATGCCGAATAACGCGCCTACAAATAATAAGCAAGCCGAAATAAGTGCAGCATTAAAAGAACGCATTTTAATTTTAGATGGTGCTATGGGCACCATGATCCAAGATCATAAGCTAGAAGAAGAAGACTATCGCGCAGAGCGTTTTAAAGACTGGCATGTATTAATTAAAGGCAATAACGATTTATTAAGCCTAACCAAGCCCGACTTAATCACTGATATTCATCGTGGTTTTTTATCAGCGGGCGCCGATATTATCGAAACTAACACGTTTAACTCGACCACTATCTCGATGGAAGATTACGACATGGCAAGCCTAAGCCGTGAAATAAACCGAGAGTCGGCTAAATTAGCACGCGCAATTTGCGATGAATTTACAGCTAAAACGCCACAAAAACCACGCTATGTAGCCGGTGTTTTAGGACCAACCTCTAAAACGTGTTCAATTTCGCCAGACGTAAACGATCCGGGTTACCGAAATGTCACCTTTGATAAGTTGGTTACTGCGTATGTTGAGTCTACCCTTGCATTAATGGAAGGCGGCGCCGATTTAATACTAATCGAAACTATATTCGACACCCTTAATGCAAAAGCCGCCTCGTTTGGCGTAGAGGAAGCCTTTGAGCAAGCTGGGCGTACATTACCAGTTATGATCTCGGGCACTATTACCGACGCCTCAGGGCGTACGCTTTCTGGGCAAACAACCGAAGCATTTTATAATTCTATTCGCCATATTAAGCCTATTTCGATTGGTTTAAACTGCGCGCTTGGTCCTGATTTACTGCGCCAATATGTAGAAGAGTTGTCGCGCGTATGCGAAACCTTTACGTCGGTACACCCTAATGCGGGCTTGCCTAATGAGTTTGGTGAATACGACTTAGAAGCGGGCGATATGGCAACCGAAATTATCGATTGGGGTAAATCGGGCTTTATTAATATAGTAGGCGGATGCTGTGGCACCACGCCTGCGCATATTCGCGCGTTTGCAAAAGGGCTCGAAGGCGTTAAGCCTCGCCAATTGCCAGAGCTTGAAGTACGTATGCGTTTATCGGGCCTTGAAGCCTGTAACTTAAATTAA
- the flgN gene encoding flagellar export chaperone FlgN yields the protein MTISTLKEYIVSLKNDIKKLDALIVFLESQYVLLSQRDIQLEEHNIKMLKLLDSLNDSHTKRDAFLVSLGLPSGKEGLTQLRSKLPSDVNAITTKLLQELEIKTKTCKMMNERSGQLLSSQRRLMQRLTGGENKQAYPEMQL from the coding sequence ATGACCATAAGCACGTTAAAAGAATATATAGTTAGCCTAAAAAACGACATTAAAAAGCTCGATGCATTAATTGTATTTCTTGAGTCTCAGTACGTATTATTAAGCCAGCGCGACATACAGCTTGAAGAACATAATATTAAAATGCTGAAGCTTTTAGATAGCCTCAATGATTCGCATACTAAGCGTGATGCATTTTTAGTGAGTTTAGGCTTACCTAGCGGTAAGGAAGGACTAACTCAATTAAGAAGTAAACTCCCTAGTGATGTGAATGCAATCACCACCAAATTATTGCAAGAACTAGAAATAAAAACGAAAACATGCAAAATGATGAACGAACGTTCTGGGCAATTACTCTCAAGCCAACGTCGATTGATGCAGCGCTTAACGGGTGGCGAAAACAAACAAGCCTATCCAGAAATGCAATTATAA
- the flgB gene encoding flagellar basal body rod protein FlgB: protein MELFDKALGVHPFSMQLRLDRAEIIASNLANVDTPGFKSRDVDYRQIMNDVSSSISQNRNVDFMGAQAEQLKYRVPYQPSSDGNTVELNIEQAKFANNSMDFQTSMTFLNMKINGLYKVIKGDV from the coding sequence ATGGAACTATTTGATAAGGCGTTAGGCGTTCATCCATTTTCAATGCAGCTAAGGCTAGATCGTGCCGAAATAATAGCAAGTAATTTGGCAAATGTAGACACACCGGGATTTAAGTCTCGAGATGTTGATTATCGTCAAATTATGAATGACGTTTCATCAAGTATTTCACAAAATCGAAATGTTGACTTTATGGGTGCTCAGGCAGAACAACTAAAATACCGTGTACCTTATCAACCATCAAGTGACGGGAATACGGTTGAGCTTAATATTGAACAAGCAAAGTTTGCAAATAACAGCATGGACTTTCAAACCAGCATGACTTTTTTAAATATGAAAATAAATGGTTTGTATAAAGTTATTAAAGGAGATGTGTAA
- the flgA gene encoding flagellar basal body P-ring formation chaperone FlgA — translation MTYIKNNLIRQYKAEAKLPQGKYVFFRMFFILVFFSTQQSVASNINFDKQIHTYLQKEIDSYLASTGSNKQQQKIKLFIPKGSTDLNCENVLISRSKKEDPPAGRISLTVQCESPKWKFRASAKVNLWIDLVAAKRNLSRGELLTADLLHYKSADVSKHLHSTEAKIKPLVGMTVKREIKKDDIISRRHLENMYLVNKDEFILLQVNTASFSANVKAVALQDGQFGEIINVKNLSSNKVVQGKVIDKRVVEAIF, via the coding sequence ATGACTTATATAAAAAACAATCTCATCCGCCAATACAAAGCGGAAGCTAAACTTCCTCAAGGGAAGTATGTTTTTTTCCGTATGTTTTTTATACTTGTTTTTTTTAGTACGCAGCAAAGTGTGGCAAGTAACATTAATTTCGATAAGCAGATACATACCTACCTACAAAAAGAAATTGATTCTTATCTCGCATCAACCGGCTCAAATAAACAACAACAAAAAATTAAACTCTTCATTCCAAAAGGGAGTACTGATTTAAATTGTGAAAACGTGCTAATTAGCCGTTCAAAAAAAGAAGACCCGCCTGCGGGGCGAATTAGCCTTACAGTCCAATGTGAATCACCAAAATGGAAGTTTAGAGCAAGTGCTAAAGTAAATTTATGGATTGATCTTGTTGCAGCTAAAAGAAACCTAAGCAGGGGCGAGTTACTTACCGCTGATCTTTTACACTACAAAAGCGCAGATGTAAGTAAACACTTACATTCAACAGAAGCAAAAATAAAACCATTAGTTGGCATGACGGTAAAGCGAGAAATAAAAAAAGATGATATTATTTCGCGCCGCCATTTAGAAAACATGTATTTAGTGAATAAAGACGAGTTTATTTTATTACAAGTAAATACCGCTAGTTTTTCAGCTAATGTAAAAGCTGTTGCACTACAAGATGGGCAGTTTGGCGAAATCATCAATGTTAAAAATCTATCTTCAAACAAAGTTGTTCAAGGCAAAGTAATTGACAAGAGAGTTGTAGAAGCTATTTTTTAA
- a CDS encoding homoserine O-succinyltransferase produces the protein MPITVKDELPAIARLRQEDVFVMPKSRAKTQEIRPMRLAILNLMPNKVETEVQFIRLLANSPLQVNVELLRLDTHRSSSNSEEHLDTFYRYFSEVKDNNYDALIVTGAPLAHLEYDDVAYWDELKVIIDWAEQHVTSTLFSCWAAHAALYHHYNLKRDLKDDKLCGVFTHQCYFEHGALTRGFDDTFLVPHSRYGHIDINKINACDELVVLAGSERVGAYLLKNKSGSQVFITGHPEYDADSLKAEYERDCKKSPNAPKPENYFVDDDATKQPSKTWQSHAFLLFSNWLNYYVYQTTPYDINLVSQDVRTNNYAE, from the coding sequence ATGCCAATTACAGTAAAAGACGAGTTGCCGGCTATTGCGCGTTTACGTCAAGAAGACGTATTTGTAATGCCAAAAAGTCGTGCAAAAACGCAAGAAATACGCCCAATGCGTTTGGCTATTTTAAACTTAATGCCTAATAAAGTAGAAACCGAAGTTCAGTTTATTCGCTTACTTGCCAACTCGCCTTTGCAAGTAAATGTAGAACTACTACGCCTTGACACTCACCGCAGTAGCAGTAATTCAGAAGAGCACCTTGATACCTTTTATCGTTATTTTTCTGAAGTGAAAGACAACAATTACGATGCATTAATAGTAACAGGCGCGCCACTTGCCCATTTAGAATACGACGATGTAGCGTATTGGGATGAGCTAAAGGTCATTATTGATTGGGCCGAGCAACACGTTACCTCTACGTTATTTTCGTGCTGGGCAGCACATGCCGCGTTATATCACCATTACAATTTAAAGCGCGATTTAAAAGACGACAAACTGTGTGGCGTATTTACTCACCAATGTTATTTTGAGCACGGTGCACTGACTCGCGGATTCGACGACACTTTTTTAGTACCGCACTCACGCTATGGCCACATTGATATAAATAAAATAAACGCCTGTGATGAGCTGGTGGTATTGGCTGGCTCTGAGCGAGTAGGGGCTTATTTACTTAAAAATAAATCGGGTAGCCAAGTGTTTATAACCGGTCACCCAGAGTACGACGCCGACTCGCTAAAAGCAGAATATGAGCGAGATTGTAAAAAAAGCCCCAATGCACCAAAACCCGAAAATTACTTTGTGGACGATGATGCAACCAAACAACCTTCAAAAACGTGGCAAAGCCATGCTTTTTTACTTTTTTCGAACTGGTTAAATTACTACGTGTACCAAACCACACCGTATGATATTAATTTAGTTAGCCAAGATGTGAGGACTAACAACTATGCCGAATAA
- a CDS encoding Fic family protein, whose product MARIRVPKPLNELLPITPPGEFVPLLGRFGPTNSEGKYLHWDKFIWRIPKDISEQAAWVATKLARQTISKKISLVAEKNKQFTYCIPDSLHALLHQIDKLSGGGHAIGDGSFITTKEKDRYLVKSLMMEEAITSSQLEGASTTRKIAKEMLETKRQPIDKSEQMIFNNYLLMKKALERKDEALSIELILELHAIATYKAIDNDAISGALREDNDIAVSNLYNELAHTPPCFSSLKERLLSLCDFANEKHDGANSDTFIHPLVKAIILHFMIGYIHPFGDGNGRTARAIFYWYMLSSGYWLFEYVSISKLIQEKRSDYDAAFVYTETDEFDLTYFIYHQVDVVMKAVNSLNTHIESKKSEFYQFMEWIEKSPLSKNFKRGQLELLKEAVKHPGKIFTTKQVSIEFDINENTARTYLNGLVDADLLIATKSKKSKAIRYLSPAGLREKLKI is encoded by the coding sequence ATGGCAAGAATTAGAGTTCCCAAACCATTAAACGAGTTACTACCTATTACACCTCCTGGTGAGTTTGTTCCACTTTTAGGGAGGTTTGGTCCTACAAATTCAGAAGGGAAATATCTCCACTGGGATAAATTTATATGGCGTATACCTAAAGATATATCAGAACAAGCTGCTTGGGTAGCTACGAAGCTGGCAAGGCAAACTATATCAAAAAAAATATCATTAGTTGCAGAAAAAAATAAACAATTCACTTACTGTATTCCAGACTCCCTTCATGCATTACTTCATCAGATCGATAAATTATCTGGTGGTGGGCATGCGATTGGTGATGGTTCATTTATTACTACAAAAGAAAAAGATAGGTATCTGGTTAAGAGCTTAATGATGGAAGAAGCAATAACATCTTCTCAACTAGAAGGCGCATCTACAACGAGGAAAATAGCGAAAGAAATGCTTGAAACAAAAAGGCAACCTATCGATAAATCTGAACAAATGATTTTCAATAATTACCTTTTGATGAAAAAAGCACTAGAGAGAAAAGATGAAGCTCTTTCTATAGAGCTAATACTAGAGCTTCATGCAATTGCTACATATAAAGCTATTGATAATGATGCTATTTCAGGAGCTTTAAGAGAGGACAATGATATAGCAGTTTCAAACCTCTACAATGAATTAGCGCATACACCTCCATGTTTCTCTTCTTTAAAGGAAAGGTTATTATCTTTATGTGATTTTGCAAATGAAAAGCATGATGGGGCTAATAGCGACACGTTTATACATCCATTAGTTAAAGCGATTATTTTACATTTCATGATCGGTTACATTCATCCTTTTGGGGATGGGAATGGAAGAACCGCCAGAGCTATTTTTTATTGGTATATGCTTAGTTCTGGTTATTGGTTATTTGAATATGTGTCAATTAGTAAGCTAATCCAAGAAAAGAGAAGTGATTATGATGCAGCATTTGTTTATACAGAAACAGACGAATTCGACTTAACTTACTTTATTTACCATCAGGTTGATGTTGTCATGAAAGCGGTTAATTCATTAAATACTCACATAGAATCTAAAAAAAGTGAATTTTATCAATTCATGGAATGGATCGAAAAAAGCCCTCTATCAAAGAACTTCAAGCGAGGTCAATTAGAGTTGCTCAAAGAAGCCGTAAAGCATCCAGGTAAAATATTTACTACTAAACAGGTTTCCATAGAATTTGATATTAATGAGAACACAGCAAGAACATATTTAAATGGATTAGTTGATGCAGACCTTTTAATTGCTACGAAAAGTAAAAAAAGCAAAGCTATTAGATATTTATCTCCTGCAGGGTTAAGAGAAAAACTAAAAATATAA
- the metH gene encoding methionine synthase, producing the protein MTQQIAVFTNVGERTNVTGSAMFKRLIMEEDFEAALTVAREQVENGAQVIDINMDEAMLDSKAAMVKFLNLIASEPDISRVPIMVDSSKWEVIEAGLKCIQGKAIVNSISLKEGEEPFIRQAKIIKRFGAAAVVMAFDTDGQADTADRKFAICARSYKILVEDIGFAPEDIIFDPNIFAVATGIEEHDNYAVEFIEGTRRIKQNLPHCKVSGGVSNVSFSFRGNNPVREAIHSVFLYHAIQAGMDMGIVNAGQLAVYDDIPEELRKAVTDVILNTDSGAGERLVELAPKYSGMAQAERVEDLEWRTWPVAKRLEHALVKGITTFIDEDTEECRAAAAKPIHVIEGPLMDGMNVVGDLFGAGKMFLPQVVKSARVMKRAVAYLDPYIELEKEEGSTNGKIVMATVKGDVHDIGKNIVGVVLQCNNYEVIDLGVMVPADKILQTAIDEKADIIGLSGLITPSLDEMVHVAKEMKRRGFELPLLIGGATTSKAHTAVKIEPQYDKGVVYVSNASRAVGVVSNLLSKDIKPDFLAKTQAEYVKVREQQARKKPRSKPVTIGRARDNAAVLDWDNYTPPVPKKLGVIEFKNVSIATLRKYIDWTPYFMTWSIAGKYPRIMDDEVVGEQAQSLFKDANDMLDDLEKAGSLQPLGVIGLFPANRVGDDIEIYTDETRKEVLTTSCHLRQQTEKTDFANYCLADYIAPKGTPDYFGAFAVTGGLEEDDLANAFDAQQDDYNKIMVKAVADRLAEAFAEYLHEKVRKEYWGFAPDENLANDELIRENYQGIRPAPGYPACPEHTEKKKIWQLLDTEKRIGMQLTSSYAMWPGAAVSGWYFSHPQAKYYAVAAVQKDQVEDYAKRTNMTLAEAERWLSPNLGYDPE; encoded by the coding sequence ATGACACAGCAAATAGCAGTATTTACCAATGTTGGTGAGCGTACCAATGTAACTGGCTCGGCTATGTTTAAACGCCTAATCATGGAAGAAGATTTTGAAGCCGCGCTAACAGTGGCCCGCGAACAAGTAGAAAACGGCGCACAGGTTATTGATATAAACATGGACGAAGCCATGTTGGACTCAAAAGCCGCCATGGTTAAGTTTTTAAACTTAATAGCCTCAGAGCCCGATATTTCTCGTGTACCAATCATGGTCGACTCCTCAAAATGGGAAGTAATAGAAGCCGGTTTAAAGTGTATTCAAGGCAAGGCAATTGTTAACTCAATATCGCTTAAAGAGGGCGAAGAGCCATTTATTCGCCAAGCTAAAATAATAAAACGCTTTGGTGCAGCTGCCGTTGTAATGGCGTTTGATACCGACGGACAAGCAGACACGGCCGACCGTAAGTTCGCAATATGTGCGCGCAGTTATAAAATTCTAGTAGAAGACATTGGCTTTGCGCCTGAAGATATTATTTTCGACCCTAATATATTTGCCGTAGCCACCGGTATAGAAGAGCACGATAACTACGCCGTAGAATTTATTGAAGGCACACGCCGCATTAAGCAAAACTTACCGCACTGTAAAGTGTCGGGCGGTGTATCAAACGTATCGTTTTCGTTTAGGGGTAACAATCCAGTACGTGAAGCCATTCACTCGGTGTTTTTATATCATGCTATTCAAGCTGGTATGGACATGGGGATTGTAAATGCGGGGCAACTAGCCGTTTACGATGATATACCAGAAGAGCTACGTAAAGCCGTTACCGACGTAATACTTAACACCGACTCAGGCGCAGGCGAGCGTTTAGTAGAGCTTGCACCAAAATACTCGGGGATGGCGCAAGCCGAGCGAGTAGAAGATTTAGAGTGGCGCACATGGCCTGTTGCAAAACGCCTTGAGCACGCGCTTGTTAAAGGTATTACTACCTTTATAGATGAAGATACCGAAGAATGCCGCGCCGCAGCAGCTAAACCTATTCACGTAATTGAAGGGCCGTTAATGGACGGCATGAACGTAGTAGGGGATTTATTTGGCGCAGGTAAAATGTTTTTACCACAAGTGGTTAAATCGGCGCGCGTAATGAAGCGAGCCGTGGCCTACCTAGACCCATACATTGAGCTTGAAAAAGAAGAGGGTTCAACCAATGGTAAAATAGTCATGGCGACCGTAAAAGGCGACGTACACGACATAGGTAAAAACATTGTAGGCGTGGTATTGCAATGTAATAACTACGAAGTTATCGATTTAGGCGTAATGGTACCTGCCGATAAAATACTACAAACCGCTATCGACGAAAAAGCCGATATTATTGGGTTATCGGGCCTAATTACGCCATCGCTTGACGAAATGGTACACGTAGCAAAAGAAATGAAACGCCGTGGTTTTGAACTGCCGTTACTCATTGGTGGTGCTACTACTTCTAAAGCGCACACCGCAGTAAAAATTGAGCCGCAATATGATAAAGGCGTAGTGTATGTAAGTAATGCCAGCCGTGCGGTAGGTGTAGTATCTAATTTATTATCGAAAGACATTAAGCCTGATTTTTTAGCTAAAACCCAAGCTGAATATGTAAAAGTGCGCGAGCAACAAGCGCGCAAAAAGCCACGCTCTAAGCCTGTTACAATTGGGCGTGCCCGCGATAACGCAGCGGTGCTTGATTGGGATAACTACACGCCACCTGTGCCTAAAAAGCTCGGCGTGATCGAGTTTAAAAACGTATCAATCGCCACTTTGCGTAAATACATAGATTGGACGCCATACTTTATGACATGGTCAATTGCCGGTAAATACCCGCGCATAATGGACGACGAAGTAGTAGGCGAGCAAGCGCAAAGCTTATTTAAAGACGCTAACGATATGTTAGACGACCTTGAAAAAGCAGGCAGTTTGCAACCACTTGGTGTAATTGGTTTATTTCCTGCTAACCGCGTTGGGGATGATATAGAAATATACACCGACGAAACACGCAAAGAAGTATTAACTACTTCGTGCCATTTACGCCAGCAAACCGAAAAAACCGACTTTGCTAATTATTGCCTAGCCGACTACATAGCACCCAAAGGCACACCAGACTATTTTGGCGCGTTTGCAGTAACGGGCGGCCTAGAAGAAGACGACCTCGCCAATGCGTTCGACGCACAGCAAGACGACTACAACAAAATAATGGTTAAAGCGGTTGCCGACAGGCTCGCCGAGGCGTTTGCAGAATACCTACACGAAAAAGTTCGTAAAGAGTATTGGGGTTTTGCACCAGACGAAAACCTAGCAAACGATGAGCTAATACGCGAAAACTACCAAGGTATTCGCCCTGCGCCAGGTTACCCAGCGTGCCCAGAACACACTGAGAAAAAGAAAATTTGGCAGTTGCTCGACACCGAAAAACGCATTGGTATGCAACTAACTAGTTCGTACGCCATGTGGCCAGGTGCTGCTGTTTCGGGTTGGTACTTCTCACACCCACAAGCAAAATATTACGCAGTAGCAGCAGTACAAAAAGATCAGGTGGAAGACTACGCTAAACGAACTAATATGACGCTTGCAGAGGCTGAAAGATGGCTATCGCCTAATTTGGGGTATGATCCGGAGTAA